A genome region from Erigeron canadensis isolate Cc75 chromosome 3, C_canadensis_v1, whole genome shotgun sequence includes the following:
- the LOC122593210 gene encoding amino acid permease 6-like: MQKQLSLSMEKGDSNDLYDDDGRIKRTGTLMSASAHIITAVIGSGVLSLAWCFGQLGWIAGTASLMIFAVITWFTCLLLSDCYRSPDPVTGARNYNYMQAVKANLGGLQYKFCGIAQYGILIGATIGYTITAAISMAAINRSNCFHKSGQHNGCHTLNNSYLLIFGIIEIVLSQIPNFHKLSLISIVATIMSFTYASIGIALSIAKIAEGGHPRTSLTGIPVGKDMPSVEKMWSTFSAIGDIAFAYSFCPVLLEIQDTLRSSPPENKVMKRASTVGVSASTLFYMICGTLGYAAFGNDAPGNYLTGFGFYEPFWLIDFGNLCIVIHLLGAYQVYIQPFFAFVEDWSKEKWPQNKLITREYSIGKLKLNIFRLTWRSTYVVLATLVSMIFPFFNSFLGLIGATTFWPLTVYFPIEMYISQAKIQKNSFTWIWMKVLSMACLIVSLVAAAGSIRGLAVSVESFKLFHSVS; this comes from the exons ATGCAGAAACAATTAAGTTTATCGATGGAAAAAGGAGACTCCAACGATCTATATGATGACGATGGAAGAATAAAGAGAACTG GGACCTTAATGAGTGCAAGTGCACACATCATAACAGCAGTTATAGGATCCGGAGTGTTGTCACTAGCCTGGTGTTTTGGACAATTGGGTTGGATTGCCGGAACCGCTTCCCTTATGATCTTTGCAGTCATTACTTGGTTCACTTGCCTCTTGCTTTCAGACTGCTACAGGTCCCCTGATCCTGTAACCGGTGCAAGAAACTACAATTATATGCAAGCAGTCAAAGCTAATCTTG GAGGACTTCAGTACAAATTCTGCGGAATAGCTCAGTATGGAATTCTTATTGGTGCTACCATTGGATATACCATCACTGCCGCCATATCCATGGC GGCAATTAACCGTTCAAACTGTTTCCATAAGAGCGGCCAACACAATGGGTGTCACACATTGAACAACTcgtatttattaatatttggtATTATAGAAATTGTTTTAAGCCAAATTCCAAACTTTCACAAGCTCTCACTCATCTCCATTGTCGCGACCATCATGTCGTTTACCTATGCTTCCATTGGCATTGCTCTCTCCATTGCCAAAATTGCAG AAGGTGGGCACCCGAGAACAAGCTTAACAGGAATACCAGTTGGGAAAGATATGCCAAGTGTTGAGAAAATGTGGAGCACTTTTTCGGCCATTGGAGATATTGCTTTTGCCTATTCTTTCTGTCCGGTCCTCCTTGAGATACAG GACACACTTAGATCCAGTCCTCCGGAAAACAAAGTCATGAAAAGGGCATCTACTGTGGGGGTCTCGGCTTCCACCTTATTCTACATGATATGTGGTACACTTGGTTATGCAGCATTTGGTAACGATGCACCTGGAAATTACTTGACTGGGTTTGGATTTTATGAGCCATTTTGGCTTATTGACTTCGGTAACTTGTGCATTGTAATTCATCTTCTAGGAGCTTACCAG GTGTACATCCAGCCATTCTTTGCATTCGTGGAAGACTGGAGCAAAGAAAAATGGCctcaaaacaaattaataactaGAGAATACTCGATTGGTAAATTAAAGCTAAACATCTTCAGGTTGACATGGAGGTCAACATATGTGGTTTTAGCAACACTGGTGTCCATGATCTTTCCGTTTTTCAATAGTTTTCTTGGGCTTATCGGTGCTACTACATTCTGGCCACTAACAGTTTATTTCCCAATAGAGATGTATATTTCCCAAGCAAAGATTCAAAAGAATTCTTTCACCTGGATTTGGATGAAAGTATTAAGCATGGCATGTTTGATTGTATCACTTGTTGCTGCAGCTGGTTCTATCCGAGGACTCGCTGTGTCAGTTGAGTCCTTCAAGCTGTTCCATTCGGTGTCTTAG
- the LOC122593638 gene encoding probable glutathione S-transferase parC, with protein sequence MESCDVVLLDFWASVFGIRVRIALAEKGVNYEYKEQDLANKSQLLLEMNPVHKKIPVLIHGGKPICESNIIVQYIDEAWNDKSLTLLPSDPYLKAQARFWADFIDKKLYDAGKRISASKGEEQEVAKKEFIDLLRVLEGQLGEKQYLIGESFGYADIALIPFSFWFYTLEKMANMSIENECPKLVAWIKRCMERESVSKSIPDPLKFYELAMESLKKQGH encoded by the exons atggaaaGTTGTGATGTAGTACTGTTAGACTTTTGGGCTAGTGTGTTTGGTATAAGGGTCAGAATTGCTTTGGCTGAAAAGGGTGTGAACTATGAGTACAAAGAACAGGACTTGGCCAATAAAAGTCAACTCCTCCTTGAGATGAACCCAGTTCACAAAAAAATTCCGGTTCTCATTCATGGTGGTAAGCCCATATGTGAATCCAACATCATTGTTCAGTATATCGACGAGGCCTGGAATGACAAGTCTTTAACCTTGTTGCCTTCTGATCCTTATCTCAAAGCTCAGGCCAGGTTTTGGGCTGACTTTATTGACAAGAAG ttatatgaTGCTGGGAAGAGGATATCCGCTTCAAAAGGAGAAGAGCAGGAAGTTGCAAAAAAGGAATTCATAGATTTGTTGAGGGTGTTGGAAGGGCAGCTTGGTGAAAAGCAGTATTTGATCGGGGAGAGTTTTGGGTATGCAGATATCGCATTGATACCGTTTAGCTTCTGGTTTTATACACTGGAAAAGATGGCGAATATGAGTATAGAAAACGAATGTCCAAAGTTGGTTGCCTGGATTAAAAGGTGCATGGAAAGAGAGAGCGTCTCCAAGTCTATTCCTGATCCCCTTAAGTTCTACGAGTTGGCGATGGAATCACTGAAGAAACAAGGTCACTAA
- the LOC122593531 gene encoding plastidial pyruvate kinase 1, chloroplastic-like isoform X2 has translation MASMTSHIHMLCNNNLMSKTSCTTLKNNVTRDMVSFNFTNMVRSSSTMKLKKSLATRAIMQVDKVVEVTKNDDRCMGLDVVVEAELMDKGFLGLRKTKLVCTVGPACCSDEALEKLALGGMNVARLNMCHNTKEWHQDVIRKIKKLNSEKGFCVSIMIDTEGSQIHVADHGAPSSVKAEDGSIWFFTTEQFEGCRPFTVQASYEGFSEGIKEGDELVVDGGMATFEVIERVGNDLRCKCIDSGLLLPRAKISFWRDGKLVDKHHELPTLSTKDWSDIEFGISQSVDFIAMSFVNDADAIKHLKNYLSTKNKFIKVLAKIETLESLQKLEEIVEASDGIMVARGDLGVEIPLEQIPTVQEDIINLCRQLNKPVIIASQLLESMIEYPTPTRAEVADVSEAVRQYADALMLSGESAIGSFGEKALCVLRMASNRMELWSREENQRPSIPQHEIGVSLPDQVAEHICNCASQMANNLGVDAVFVYTRHGQMASLLSRNRPNPPIFAFTNEKSTQMALNLQWGVIPILADLSDDMETNIAKTTELIKAKGMLKKGDAVLIVSDVIPTRSSPTIYQSLQVKIIS, from the exons ATGGCTTCAATGACAAGTCATATACATATGTTATGTAACAACAATCTCATGTCAAAAACATCATGCACAACTTTGAAAAATAATGTTACTAGGGACATGGTCTCATTTAATTTCACGAACATGGTCCGGTCTAGTAGTACGATGAAGTTGAAGAAAAGTTTAGCCACTCGGGCTATAATGCAAGTCGATAAAGTGGTCGAGGTAACGAAAAATGATGATAGATGTATGGGTTTGGATGTTGTGGTGGAAGCTGAGTTGATGGATAAAGGTTTTTTGGGGTTACGAAAGACTAAGTTGGTTTGTACGGTTGGGCCAGCTTGTTGTTCGGATGAAGCGTTGGAGAAACTGGCATTGGGTGGGATGAATGTAGCTAGGCTTAATATGTGTCATAATACGAAAGAGTGGCATCAAGATGTTATTAGGAAAATTAAGAAGTTGAATAGTGAAAAGGGCTTTTGTGTTTCGATTATGATTGATACTGAAGGTAGTCAGATTCATGTTGCTGATCATGGTGCCCCTTCATCTGTTAAAGCTGAG GATGGATCAATATGGTTCTTCACCACTGAACAATTTGAGGGATGTCGTCCATTCACGGTTCAAGCAAGCTATGAAGGATTTTCTGAAG GAATCAAAGAGGGTGATGAACTAGTGGTAGATGGAGGAATGGCGACGTTTGAAGTCATTGAAAGGGTCGGGAATGACTTACGTTGCAAGTGTATCGATTCTGGTTTACTTCTGCCTCGAGCTAAAATTAGCTTTTGGAGAGACGGAAAACTTGTTGACAAACATCATGAGCTCCCAACCTTATCAACAAAG GATTGGTCAGATATCGAATTTGGAATATCCCAAAGCGTAGATTTCATTGCCATGTCATTTGTTAACGACGCTGATGCTATCAAGCATTTAAAGAATTACCTATCTACTAAAAATAA ATTTATTAAGGTTTTGGCTAAGATTGAGACTTTGGAATCTCTCCAAAAGCTTGAAGAGATCGTGGAAGCATCTGATGGAATAATGGTGGCAAGAGGCGATCTTGGAGTTGAAATTCCACTCGAGCAGATTCCAACTGTGCAGGAGGATATTATTAATCTGTGTAGGCAGCTCAATAAGCCTGTGATTATAGCTTCACAGCTATTGGAGTCTATGATTGAATATCCTACTCCAACACGAGCTGAG GTTGCAGATGTTTCTGAAGCGGTTAGACAATATGCTGATGCCCTGATGCTATCTGGCGAGTCGGCAATTGGATCTTTTGGAGAGAAGGCTCTGTGTGTGTTAAGAATGGCTAGTAACCGAATGGAACTCTGGAGCCGTGAGGAGAATCAACGACCGTCCATTCCTCAACATGAAATTGGAGTCTCATTGCCTGATCAGGTTGCTGAGCATATCTGCAACTGTGCTAGCCAAATGG CAAATAACCTAGGCGTGGATGCAGTGTTTGTGTACACTAGGCATGGGCAGATGGCATCACTGCTGTCACGCAACCGACCAAACCCTCCTATATTTGCATTCACCAACGAGAAAAGCACACAAATGGCTCTCAATTTGCAGTGGGGTGTCATTCCCATTTTGGCCGACTTATCAGATGACATGGAGACCAACATTGCCAAAACAACTGAACTTATTAAAGCAAAAGGGATGCTGAAAAAGGGTGACGCGGTTCTAATAGTTTCAGATGTTATCCCAACCCGCTCGTCTCCAACCATTTACCAATCACTCCAAGTCAAGATTATATCTTGA
- the LOC122593531 gene encoding pyruvate kinase isozyme A, chloroplastic-like isoform X1: protein MASMTSHIHMLCNNNLMSKTSCTTLKNNVTRDMVSFNFTNMVRSSSTMKLKKSLATRAIMQVDKVVEVTKNDDRCMGLDVVVEAELMDKGFLGLRKTKLVCTVGPACCSDEALEKLALGGMNVARLNMCHNTKEWHQDVIRKIKKLNSEKGFCVSIMIDTEGSQIHVADHGAPSSVKAEDGSIWFFTTEQFEGCRPFTVQASYEGFSEGCLDGIKEGDELVVDGGMATFEVIERVGNDLRCKCIDSGLLLPRAKISFWRDGKLVDKHHELPTLSTKDWSDIEFGISQSVDFIAMSFVNDADAIKHLKNYLSTKNKFIKVLAKIETLESLQKLEEIVEASDGIMVARGDLGVEIPLEQIPTVQEDIINLCRQLNKPVIIASQLLESMIEYPTPTRAEVADVSEAVRQYADALMLSGESAIGSFGEKALCVLRMASNRMELWSREENQRPSIPQHEIGVSLPDQVAEHICNCASQMANNLGVDAVFVYTRHGQMASLLSRNRPNPPIFAFTNEKSTQMALNLQWGVIPILADLSDDMETNIAKTTELIKAKGMLKKGDAVLIVSDVIPTRSSPTIYQSLQVKIIS, encoded by the exons ATGGCTTCAATGACAAGTCATATACATATGTTATGTAACAACAATCTCATGTCAAAAACATCATGCACAACTTTGAAAAATAATGTTACTAGGGACATGGTCTCATTTAATTTCACGAACATGGTCCGGTCTAGTAGTACGATGAAGTTGAAGAAAAGTTTAGCCACTCGGGCTATAATGCAAGTCGATAAAGTGGTCGAGGTAACGAAAAATGATGATAGATGTATGGGTTTGGATGTTGTGGTGGAAGCTGAGTTGATGGATAAAGGTTTTTTGGGGTTACGAAAGACTAAGTTGGTTTGTACGGTTGGGCCAGCTTGTTGTTCGGATGAAGCGTTGGAGAAACTGGCATTGGGTGGGATGAATGTAGCTAGGCTTAATATGTGTCATAATACGAAAGAGTGGCATCAAGATGTTATTAGGAAAATTAAGAAGTTGAATAGTGAAAAGGGCTTTTGTGTTTCGATTATGATTGATACTGAAGGTAGTCAGATTCATGTTGCTGATCATGGTGCCCCTTCATCTGTTAAAGCTGAG GATGGATCAATATGGTTCTTCACCACTGAACAATTTGAGGGATGTCGTCCATTCACGGTTCAAGCAAGCTATGAAGGATTTTCTGAAGGTTGTCTAGATG GAATCAAAGAGGGTGATGAACTAGTGGTAGATGGAGGAATGGCGACGTTTGAAGTCATTGAAAGGGTCGGGAATGACTTACGTTGCAAGTGTATCGATTCTGGTTTACTTCTGCCTCGAGCTAAAATTAGCTTTTGGAGAGACGGAAAACTTGTTGACAAACATCATGAGCTCCCAACCTTATCAACAAAG GATTGGTCAGATATCGAATTTGGAATATCCCAAAGCGTAGATTTCATTGCCATGTCATTTGTTAACGACGCTGATGCTATCAAGCATTTAAAGAATTACCTATCTACTAAAAATAA ATTTATTAAGGTTTTGGCTAAGATTGAGACTTTGGAATCTCTCCAAAAGCTTGAAGAGATCGTGGAAGCATCTGATGGAATAATGGTGGCAAGAGGCGATCTTGGAGTTGAAATTCCACTCGAGCAGATTCCAACTGTGCAGGAGGATATTATTAATCTGTGTAGGCAGCTCAATAAGCCTGTGATTATAGCTTCACAGCTATTGGAGTCTATGATTGAATATCCTACTCCAACACGAGCTGAG GTTGCAGATGTTTCTGAAGCGGTTAGACAATATGCTGATGCCCTGATGCTATCTGGCGAGTCGGCAATTGGATCTTTTGGAGAGAAGGCTCTGTGTGTGTTAAGAATGGCTAGTAACCGAATGGAACTCTGGAGCCGTGAGGAGAATCAACGACCGTCCATTCCTCAACATGAAATTGGAGTCTCATTGCCTGATCAGGTTGCTGAGCATATCTGCAACTGTGCTAGCCAAATGG CAAATAACCTAGGCGTGGATGCAGTGTTTGTGTACACTAGGCATGGGCAGATGGCATCACTGCTGTCACGCAACCGACCAAACCCTCCTATATTTGCATTCACCAACGAGAAAAGCACACAAATGGCTCTCAATTTGCAGTGGGGTGTCATTCCCATTTTGGCCGACTTATCAGATGACATGGAGACCAACATTGCCAAAACAACTGAACTTATTAAAGCAAAAGGGATGCTGAAAAAGGGTGACGCGGTTCTAATAGTTTCAGATGTTATCCCAACCCGCTCGTCTCCAACCATTTACCAATCACTCCAAGTCAAGATTATATCTTGA
- the LOC122593213 gene encoding uncharacterized protein LOC122593213 isoform X2 yields MASIKMLKAGLYPFSGGSQTCFRRNELFGCSDTRIMVKLNSANNMFRVACTIRNGDNSNNQNNEPPESLFMKELKRRGMTPTSLLDENWTTSNEESMYKEDDGNISNRNTVINDLEKSLLNQREQSMALNSEGLEGLIPRANILLRLGGTFFLAFWPLILVNVAFFSAIYLYFGPKFVHDGSTKLIQLPQYIDPYTLLEDEPLSQTSPMLN; encoded by the exons ATGGCTTCCATTAAGATGTTGAAAGCCGGTTTATATCCCTTTTCGGGTGGTTCACAAACATGTTTTCGTAGGAATGAACTGTTTGGTTGCTCTGATACAAGAATTATGGTTAAGTTGAATTCAGCTAATAATATGTTTAGAGTTGCTTGCACGATTCGAAATGGTGATAATAGCAATAATCAAAACAATG AACCCCCAGAGTCTTTATTTATGAAAGAATTGAAGCGACGGGGTATGACTCCCACTTCATTGCTTGATGAAAACTGGACGACTTCCAATGAGGAGAGTATGTATAAGGAAGACGATGGGAATATTTCAAATAGGAATACTGTAATAAACGATCTTGAAAAAAGCCTACTCAATCAAAGGGAGCAATCCATGGCCTTGAACAGCGAGGGCCTTGAG GGCTTGATTCCACGTGCTAACATCTTGCTAAGGCTTGGAGGAACATTCTTCCTAGCATTTTGGCCACTGATACTTGTAAATGTTGCTTTCTTCTCTGCTATTTACCTT TACTTCGGACCAAAATTTGTCCATGATGGTTCCACAAAACTGATACAGCTACCTCAGTACATCGATCCATATACTCTTCTAGAAGATGAACCGCTGTCCCAAACTTCACCAATGTTAAATTGA
- the LOC122593212 gene encoding probable glutathione S-transferase, translated as MEGFKDVILLDFWASIFGMRARIALAEKGVNYEYREENLPNQSSLLLEMNPVHKKIPILIHHGKPVCESNIIVQYIDEAWNDKSPSLLPSDPYLRAQARFWADFIDKKIYEGGKKIWTTKGDDQQVAKKEFVDSLKVLDTQLGDKLYLIGESFGYADISLIPFSWCFYALEKIAKIDFEKECPKLVSWVKRCMEKESVAKTLPDPQKCYDLLIEMQKN; from the exons atggaGGGTTTTAAAGATGTAATTCTGTTAGACTTTTGGGCCAGTATTTTTGGTATGAGGGCCAGAATTGCTCTTGCCGAAAAAGGTGTCAATTATGAATATCGTGAAGAAAACCTTCCAAACCAAAGCTCATTGCTCCTTGAGATGAACCCGGTTCACAAGAAAATACCGATTCTCATCCATCATGGCAAACCCGTGTGTGAATCCAACATCATTGTTCAATATATCGATGAGGCGTGGAACGACAAGTCTCCATCCTTGTTGCCTTCTGATCCTTATCTCCGAGCTCAAGCTAGATTTTGGGCTGATTTCATTGATAAGAAG ATCTATGAAGGTGGGAAGAAGATATGGACGACAAAAGGAGATGATCAACAAGTTGCAAAGAAAGAATTCGTAGATTCCTTGAAGGTATTGGACACACAACTCGGTGATAAGCTGTATTTGATTGGGGAGAGCTTTGGGTATGCAGACATCTCATTGATACCCTTTAGCTGGTGTTTTTATGCATTGGAGAAGATTGCGAAAATAGATTTTGAGAAAGAATGTCCAAAGCTGGTTTCTTGGGTTAAAAGGTGCATGGAAAAAGAAAGTGTCGCTAAAACACTCCCTGATCCTCAAAAGTGTTACGACCTTTTGATAGAAATGCAGAAGAATTAA
- the LOC122593211 gene encoding probable glutathione S-transferase parC: protein MEGSKDVSLLDFWASVFGMRVRIALAEKGINYEYHEESLQNKSSLLLKMNPVHKKIPVLIHHGKPVCESNIIVQYIDEAWNDKSPSLLPSDPYLRAQARFWADFVDKKIYEGGKKIWMTSKEDDQEVAKKEFVDSLKVLEGQLGDKPYLIGESFGYADIAMIPFSWWFNTLEKIANINFEKECPKLVSWVKRCMEKESVAKTIPDPQKFYDLLMGRQKKQGH from the exons atggaggGTTCAAAAGATGTAAGTCTGTTAGACTTTTGGGCTAGTGTTTTTGGAATGAGGGTCAGAATTGCACTTGCTGAAAAAGGTATCAATTATGAATATCATGAAGAAAGCCTTCAAAACAAAAGCTCATTGCTCCTTAAGATGAACCCGGTTCACAAGAAAATACCGGTTCTCATCCATCATGGCAAACCCGTGTGTGAATCCAACATCATTGTTCAGTATATCGATGAGGCTTGGAACGACAAGTCTCCATCCTTGTTGCCTTCTGATCCTTATCTCCGAGCTCAAGCTAGGTTCTGGGCTGATTTCGTTGACAAGAAG ATTTATGAAGGTGGGAAGAAGATATGGATGACATCGAAAGAAGATGATCAAGAAGTTGCAAAGAAAGAATTCGTAGATTCGTTGAAGGTGTTGGAAGGACAGCTCGGTGACAAGCCGTATTTGATTGGAGAGAGCTTTGGGTATGCCGATATCGCAATGATACCCTTCAGCTGGTGGTTTAATACATTGGAGAAGATTgcaaatataaattttgagaAAGAATGTCCAAAGCTGGTTTCTTGGGTTAAAAGGTGCATGGAAAAAGAAAGTGTCGCTAAAACTATTCCTGATCCTCAAAAGTTTTATGACCTTTTGATGGGAAGGCAGAAGAAACAAGGTCACTAG
- the LOC122593213 gene encoding uncharacterized protein LOC122593213 isoform X1 translates to MASIKMLKAGLYPFSGGSQTCFRRNELFGCSDTRIMVKLNSANNMFRVACTIRNGDNSNNQNNGEEPPESLFMKELKRRGMTPTSLLDENWTTSNEESMYKEDDGNISNRNTVINDLEKSLLNQREQSMALNSEGLEGLIPRANILLRLGGTFFLAFWPLILVNVAFFSAIYLYFGPKFVHDGSTKLIQLPQYIDPYTLLEDEPLSQTSPMLN, encoded by the exons ATGGCTTCCATTAAGATGTTGAAAGCCGGTTTATATCCCTTTTCGGGTGGTTCACAAACATGTTTTCGTAGGAATGAACTGTTTGGTTGCTCTGATACAAGAATTATGGTTAAGTTGAATTCAGCTAATAATATGTTTAGAGTTGCTTGCACGATTCGAAATGGTGATAATAGCAATAATCAAAACAATG GTGAAGAACCCCCAGAGTCTTTATTTATGAAAGAATTGAAGCGACGGGGTATGACTCCCACTTCATTGCTTGATGAAAACTGGACGACTTCCAATGAGGAGAGTATGTATAAGGAAGACGATGGGAATATTTCAAATAGGAATACTGTAATAAACGATCTTGAAAAAAGCCTACTCAATCAAAGGGAGCAATCCATGGCCTTGAACAGCGAGGGCCTTGAG GGCTTGATTCCACGTGCTAACATCTTGCTAAGGCTTGGAGGAACATTCTTCCTAGCATTTTGGCCACTGATACTTGTAAATGTTGCTTTCTTCTCTGCTATTTACCTT TACTTCGGACCAAAATTTGTCCATGATGGTTCCACAAAACTGATACAGCTACCTCAGTACATCGATCCATATACTCTTCTAGAAGATGAACCGCTGTCCCAAACTTCACCAATGTTAAATTGA